GAAATTATTTTGTACGGACGAATTCAATTCTTCTGTTCTTTTGTTTGCCTTCTGCTGTTTTATTAGTAGCAATTGGTTTGCTGAACCAATAACCTCTAGTGGTTATTCTCTTCTCATCAATACCTTGATTGACTAACCATGTTTTAACTGCTTTTGCACGACTATCAGATAGTTTTTTATTATATGCTTTCTTCCCAACATTATCTGTATGTCCTGCAATTTCAACTTCCATATCTTTATAATATTTCAAGGTACTCAAGGCTAACTTAAGTATTTCCTCAGATACAGGAAGAATTTCTGAACTTGCAGTTTTGAATTCAATTCCTTCAAGAACAATTGCCTGTCCAACTTCAACTTTAATAACTTTAGGAACATCATCACTTGGATCAAGTGGGTTTGTTCCTCTGTTAACTTCTACACCATCACCTATTGTTCCACCATCGGTATCAATATTCAATGGATCTGTTTTATATTTCATAACTTCTTCACCGTCTTTCAAACCATCACCATCTGTATCGTATTTCATAACTTCTTCACCATCTTTCAAACCATCGCCATCAGTATCAACTTTCAACGGATCAGTTTTATACTTCATAACTTCTTCACCGTCATTCAAACCGTCGTTGTCTGTATCAGCTTTGTTGGGATCAGTTTTGTACATATTAACTTCCTGCCCATCTTTCAAACCGTCTTTATCAGTGTCTGGATCGAGTGGATTAGTTTTGTATGTTTTTACTTCTGCACCATCTAATAATCCATCACCATCAGTGTCCGGATTTTTAGGATCGGTTCCTAATAGCTCTTCTTCCTTGTTTGTTAAACCATCATTGTCATCATCGGCATTTGCATTTGATCCGAAATAAAATAGACCAATACCGGCTGTATAATAAAAATCTTTATTATCATTTTTTTTAAAATAGTCTAGATTATCAGTTAAAGTAAGATTAACTGCTGCACTCATATCAAGTGCAAAACTTTCTGAAACCTTAAATTGAACACCTAGCCCTGCTGGAACAACAGCCGTCCAACCTGTATTTTCGATTGTCTGCGGAGATTTAAACCTGAGTTCATTGGTCAACTTATCATACTGAAGTGCACCAACACCAGCAAATATATAAGGATTGTAAGATTCTCTTTCCCAGGGACTTATTATAAATCTAAAATCAATTGGAATAATCCTGGTTGAATAATAATCTTTTGGATCATCGTGGTTATAATAGTTGGCTAAACCCGAATATTTACCAAGCCCTGCTCCAAACTCTACTTGCAACCCTTTAACAAGATCTGCTCTAATAAAACCTCTTAATAACCAGGCTAATTTTATTCCATCGTCATTATCAAAATCATTTCTTGGATATAGGTAATTTGCCTGCAATCCCACCTTAAGTCCTTTTGAACCGAACTGACCATAAGTTGATAAAGTGGCGATGAAACTAAATAAAATAACAGTAATTAGAAAAATTTTCCTCATGATATTATAGCACTCCTAAATTGTTTATATGTAATATAATTATATAATTATTTAAAAAAATTAATTTGATTTAAGTAAATCACGAATTTCTGCAAGAAGCAACTCCTGGTTTGAAGGTTTTGGTGGTTCAGTCGGCGCAACTTCTTCCTTTTTTTTCAATTGATTAATAGTTTTAACCATCATAAAAATAGCAAAAGCTACAATTAAAAAATCGATTAATGTATTTAAAAATTTACCATAAAAGATTGCTGCTGCAATTTTACCTTCCGAAGTATATTTTAGAATAAATGAAAAGCTACTAAAATCAACTCCACCTATAAGCAAACCAATTGGTGGCATCAGAATATCATTAACAAATGAAGAAACAATTTTACCAAAAGCAGCACCGATTATTATACCGATTGCTAAGTCAATAACATTTCCCTTCATAGCAAAGGATTTGAATTCTTTAATGATCGACATAATTACCTCTTCTATTTATGTGTTTTGTAAATTAGTTAATTGTTCTAAAACCATGTATAGGTAATCCCCAATTGTAAACCTTCTTTAAGCTGTGTTTTTGGTGATTGCCTCTTTTCATATATTGTAAGAATATTTACATTCACAGAAAAATACTTGCTTACTTTTGCAGTTAGTGTATTGTCCCATCTAACATCCCAAACATCAAGCTCTTTGAAGCTTGAAAACAAGCGGAGCATTGTTGTAAAAAGTACATTATCATCAATTGAAAACTCAGAATTGGTTACTGATTCAATACCAGTATCAAATTTAAAAGCCTCCACCTTATCCGTTGTTTTTGGATCGTCAGAATATTGTATCCTATATTTGTTTGTGAATGTTTCCTGGAAGCCAAGTCCAAGTCTTGTTGTAAATGTTTTTGATTTGTTATATGCAAATCCAATACTTTGTGTAATGTAACCAGGATCGAAAAAATCGGCAGTTTTACTAACCGGGGTCTGTTTGTAATCATAACCTGTAGAAACAAGGGTTCTAACAGTGTTGCTGAAATAAGGATCTAATATCCAACCAATATTATAAGATAAAACTGTTTCCAAAAAAATCTCATTATCATTAGTTCTATAATCATCACTGCCCAACTTGGTTCTTCCATAACCAAGTTTAAAAGTATTTTTAAAGTTCCATGGCAGATATTTATAATTAGCATTACCTCCAACTATCAAAACCCAGCTAATTGCATTATCACCACCCTGCGTCCAATTACTAAGAGCAATCTGGCTAATATTGATTCCTGACGCAGCAGAATAAGTCCACTGTCGATCAGTTGAATCAATCTGAGCGTTAATTGTAAAAGCAAAGAATAGAAAAAAAATAATTATTGTTCGTTTCATTTTTACTCCTTTAAGAAACGTTAAAAAAATTTTCTGAAATTGTTTTTAGAATCATTTATTGCAAACAGGTATTGGAAATTCATAGTTCTAATTAAAACAAATTTTATTTAAAGTAAAGAGAAGATGTGACTTATGTTCCAATTGCTTATCGCCTCAACGGAAAAATAAAAAAGATTTTTATTTCATCTGTCCGGGATTTTTTTTAATATTGTCACCGTTTAGAACATAATTATATCTAACATAAAAAAATTCTAAAAGGAGGATTTAATGAGTTGGTTCTTTGAAGCAATTAACTCTTCTCTGGGTAAGAAATTTATTATGGCAATTTCTGGAATTTTCCTTCTAATCTTCCTTGTCATACATTTATTTGGTAATATTTTTCTTTATGTAAGCAGAGACGCATTCAATCAATATGTTTTTATCCTTTCAGAATCAGCACTTAGTTATATAATTAAAGTAATTGAGGTAGTTCTCTTTTTGGGTCTTATTGTTCACGCTTACCAAGGGATAAGATTAACACTGGAAAATTTTATTGCTCGTCCAAATCGTTATGCGGTCAATCCCAAAGAGGCTCAGGCTGATCTTCCTTCCAGAACAATGTGGATTACGGCAAGCATTGTCTTTATCTTTCTTGTAATTCATCTAAGAAGTTTTTGGTATGTATTTAAGTTCGGTGAACCTGGAAAGAATATTACAATGTATGATATTGTAATTAAAACATTTCAAGATCCATTTTATTCTTTGCTGTATTTTATCTGTGTCCTGCTTTTAGGATTTCATTTATGGCATGGTTTTCAAAGTACATTTCAAAGTCTTGGATTAAATCATAAAAAATATACTCCGGCAATAAAATTTTTTGGTAAACTTTACACAATTATTATTACAGGCGGATTCGCAACTTTTCCGGTTTACTTTTATTTTTTAGGAGGTAAGTGATGATTAAATTAGATTCTAAAATACCGTCTGGAAGTATTCAGGATAAATGGACGAACCATAAATTTAATGTTAAGCTTGTTAATCCATCCAATAAACGAAAATTTGAAATTATTGTTGTTGGTACCGGATTAGCCGGAGCATCCGCTGCTGCTTCGCTTGCTGAACTTGGATATAATGTTACTGTATTAACTTTTCACGATAGTCCAAGACGCGCGCATAGCATTGCCGCTCAAGGTGGAATTAATGCTGCAAAAAATTATACAAATGATAATGATAGTGTGTACAGATTATTTTATGATACGCTTAAAGGCGGCGATTATCGTGCGCGCGAAGCAAATGTTTATCGTCTTGCAGAAGTAAGCAACAACATTATCGATCAATGTGTGGCGCAAGGTGTTCCATTTGCACGAGAATATGGCGGATATCTCGATAACCGATCTTTCGGTGGCGCCCAGGTTTCAAGAACTTTTTATGCACGCGGACAAACGGGTCAGCAACTTTTACTTGGTGCTTATAGTGCATTAAGCAGACAAGTTGGGTTGGGTAAAATAAAAATGTTTACACGACGTGAAATGCTCGAGTTGGTTGTAGTTGATGGAATGGCACGTGGTGTAGTTGCAAGAAATTTAGTAACAGGTGAAATAGAAAAATATTCTGCCCATGCAGTTTGCTTGGCAACCGGTGGATATTCGCGTGTGTTTTTCCTTTCTACTAATGCTATGAATTGCAACGCAACAGCAATTTGGCGTGCACATAAAAAAGGTGCTTTGTTTGCAAATCCCTGCTACACACAAATTCATCCAACATGTTTACCGCTTCACGGCGAACAGCAATCCAAATTAACCTTGATGAGTGAAAGTTTGCGAAATGATGGAAGAATTTGGGTACCTAAAAAACCAGGTGATAAAAGATCCCCTAAACAAATTCCAGAAGATGAAAGAGATTATTTCCTGGAAAGAAAATATCCATCATATGGTAATCTTGCTCCAAGAGACATTTCATCGAGAAGCGCAAAAGAAGCTTGCGATGCAGGAATGGGTGTTGGAGATACCGGTCAGGCTGTATATCTCAATTTTGAAGATTCATTAAAAAAGATAGGCAAAGCCAGTATTGATGAAAAGTATGGCAACTTATTCCAGATGTATCAAATGATCACAGCAGAAAACCCATATGAAGTACCGATGCGAATATTTCCGGCACCACATTACACTATGGGCGGTTTATGGGTTGATTATAATTTGATGAGTACTATTCCAGGCTTGTATGTTTTGGGTGAAGCTAATTTTTCAGATCACGGAGCTAACCGTTTAGGAGCCAGTGCATTGATGCAAGGTTTAGCCGATGGTTACTTTGTTATTCCATATACAATCAGCGATTATTTATCGACCTCAAAATTTTCAACCGTCAAAACAGATCACCAAGCTTTTTTACAGGAAGAAAATACTGTAAAAGATATAACAAAGAAACTACTTTCGATCAATGGTAAAAGAACAACTGACGATTTACATAGACAGCTTGGTAGAATTGCTTGGAATAAAGTTGGAATGGCGAGAAATGAAAAAGGATTGAAGGAAGCTATTCAAGAGATAAGAGATTTACGTGAAGAGTTCTGGAAAAATGTAAATGTTCCGGGCTCAGCAGATGATTTGAACCAGGCATTAGAAAGAGCAGGTAGAGTTGCTGATTTTATGGAACTTGCAGAGCTGCTTGCAATTGATGCACTAAATAGAAATGAATCGTGTGGTGGTCATTTCAGGGAAGAATATCAAACACCGGAGGGTGAAGCTAAGCGTGATGATGAAAACTTTTCTTATGCTGCCGCTTGGGAATTTAATCAAGTTGGAAAATGGACACTACATAAAGAAGATTTAGTTTTTGATTATGTTAAACCATCCACAAGGAGTTACAAATAATGAGTGGTAATATGAATCTTACTCTTAAAATTTGGCGGCAGTCAAATGCAAAAGCTAAAGGTCAATTTGTAACTTTTAATGCAAAAAATATTTCTCCGGATAGTTCTTTTCTCGAAATGCTCGACATGATTAATGAAGAGCTTGAAGGAAGTGGAAAAGATCCAATAGCATTTGAACATGATTGCCGTGAAGGAATTTGCGGCTGTTGTGGATTGGTAATTAATGGTCGCCCACATGGTCCACTTAAAGGAATAACAACCTGTCAGCTCCATATGCGTCACTTTAAGGACGGTGATGTAATAACAGTTGAACCATGGCGCGCAAAAGCATTTCCAATCATTAAGGATTTGATAGTTGACCGCACGGCTTTCGATAAAATTATTCAAGCTGGCGGATTTATTTCTACAAGTACTGGTGGAGCGCCTGATGCAAATTCAATTCTGATTCCAAAAGAAATTGCAGAAACTGCAATGGATGCTGCTGCATGTATTGGCTGCGGAGCTTGCGTGGCAGCATGTAAAAATGCTTCGGCTATGCTTTTTGTTGCTGCAAAAGTTTCTCATCTTAATCATCTGCCACAGGGGCAAGTTGAGAAATTTGAACGAGTTCAGAAAATGATAAAAACGATGGACGAACTTGGGTTTGGAAATTGTACAAATACTTATGCTTGCGAAGCAGAATGCCCGAAAGAAATTTCCGTTGCTCACATTGCAAAAATGAATAGAGACTACTTTGCTTCAAAACTAAAATCGAATATAAAGTGAAATGGAAAACGTTGAATAAAACTCGAAATCAGAAATCGGATTTTAGTTTTCCATTAGCGCAAATATTATTTGTTAATTCCAGGTTTCTACAAAGAGTCCCAATTATAGTCGTATAGGTGTCAACTTAAGGTAAAATATTTTGTTTATAATGAAAATAGCCCCGACCCTGCTTACCGTAGGCAGGTTTTCAAGTCGGGGAAAGAATATTCTCTAAGAATTTAGGGCTTTAGCCCAACATTAGGATTGTACTTGCCTACTGCAAGTAGGTTGGACTAAAGTCCAGGATTTTTTGAGGATTCTGATACTCCGGCATAAATGCCGAAGCTATTCAAGTACAAAATTTCCTTAGTTTGATACCTATGCGATTATAGTCGGGATTTTTTGTTTGAATTG
The DNA window shown above is from Ignavibacteriales bacterium and carries:
- a CDS encoding succinate dehydrogenase/fumarate reductase iron-sulfur subunit; translation: MSGNMNLTLKIWRQSNAKAKGQFVTFNAKNISPDSSFLEMLDMINEELEGSGKDPIAFEHDCREGICGCCGLVINGRPHGPLKGITTCQLHMRHFKDGDVITVEPWRAKAFPIIKDLIVDRTAFDKIIQAGGFISTSTGGAPDANSILIPKEIAETAMDAAACIGCGACVAACKNASAMLFVAAKVSHLNHLPQGQVEKFERVQKMIKTMDELGFGNCTNTYACEAECPKEISVAHIAKMNRDYFASKLKSNIK
- a CDS encoding succinate dehydrogenase cytochrome b subunit, encoding MSWFFEAINSSLGKKFIMAISGIFLLIFLVIHLFGNIFLYVSRDAFNQYVFILSESALSYIIKVIEVVLFLGLIVHAYQGIRLTLENFIARPNRYAVNPKEAQADLPSRTMWITASIVFIFLVIHLRSFWYVFKFGEPGKNITMYDIVIKTFQDPFYSLLYFICVLLLGFHLWHGFQSTFQSLGLNHKKYTPAIKFFGKLYTIIITGGFATFPVYFYFLGGK
- the mscL gene encoding large-conductance mechanosensitive channel protein MscL, which produces MSIIKEFKSFAMKGNVIDLAIGIIIGAAFGKIVSSFVNDILMPPIGLLIGGVDFSSFSFILKYTSEGKIAAAIFYGKFLNTLIDFLIVAFAIFMMVKTINQLKKKEEVAPTEPPKPSNQELLLAEIRDLLKSN
- a CDS encoding DUF3078 domain-containing protein gives rise to the protein MKRTIIIFFLFFAFTINAQIDSTDRQWTYSAASGINISQIALSNWTQGGDNAISWVLIVGGNANYKYLPWNFKNTFKLGYGRTKLGSDDYRTNDNEIFLETVLSYNIGWILDPYFSNTVRTLVSTGYDYKQTPVSKTADFFDPGYITQSIGFAYNKSKTFTTRLGLGFQETFTNKYRIQYSDDPKTTDKVEAFKFDTGIESVTNSEFSIDDNVLFTTMLRLFSSFKELDVWDVRWDNTLTAKVSKYFSVNVNILTIYEKRQSPKTQLKEGLQLGITYTWF
- a CDS encoding DUF6089 family protein; amino-acid sequence: MRKIFLITVILFSFIATLSTYGQFGSKGLKVGLQANYLYPRNDFDNDDGIKLAWLLRGFIRADLVKGLQVEFGAGLGKYSGLANYYNHDDPKDYYSTRIIPIDFRFIISPWERESYNPYIFAGVGALQYDKLTNELRFKSPQTIENTGWTAVVPAGLGVQFKVSESFALDMSAAVNLTLTDNLDYFKKNDNKDFYYTAGIGLFYFGSNANADDDNDGLTNKEEELLGTDPKNPDTDGDGLLDGAEVKTYKTNPLDPDTDKDGLKDGQEVNMYKTDPNKADTDNDGLNDGEEVMKYKTDPLKVDTDGDGLKDGEEVMKYDTDGDGLKDGEEVMKYKTDPLNIDTDGGTIGDGVEVNRGTNPLDPSDDVPKVIKVEVGQAIVLEGIEFKTASSEILPVSEEILKLALSTLKYYKDMEVEIAGHTDNVGKKAYNKKLSDSRAKAVKTWLVNQGIDEKRITTRGYWFSKPIATNKTAEGKQKNRRIEFVRTK
- a CDS encoding fumarate reductase/succinate dehydrogenase flavoprotein subunit, giving the protein MIKLDSKIPSGSIQDKWTNHKFNVKLVNPSNKRKFEIIVVGTGLAGASAAASLAELGYNVTVLTFHDSPRRAHSIAAQGGINAAKNYTNDNDSVYRLFYDTLKGGDYRAREANVYRLAEVSNNIIDQCVAQGVPFAREYGGYLDNRSFGGAQVSRTFYARGQTGQQLLLGAYSALSRQVGLGKIKMFTRREMLELVVVDGMARGVVARNLVTGEIEKYSAHAVCLATGGYSRVFFLSTNAMNCNATAIWRAHKKGALFANPCYTQIHPTCLPLHGEQQSKLTLMSESLRNDGRIWVPKKPGDKRSPKQIPEDERDYFLERKYPSYGNLAPRDISSRSAKEACDAGMGVGDTGQAVYLNFEDSLKKIGKASIDEKYGNLFQMYQMITAENPYEVPMRIFPAPHYTMGGLWVDYNLMSTIPGLYVLGEANFSDHGANRLGASALMQGLADGYFVIPYTISDYLSTSKFSTVKTDHQAFLQEENTVKDITKKLLSINGKRTTDDLHRQLGRIAWNKVGMARNEKGLKEAIQEIRDLREEFWKNVNVPGSADDLNQALERAGRVADFMELAELLAIDALNRNESCGGHFREEYQTPEGEAKRDDENFSYAAAWEFNQVGKWTLHKEDLVFDYVKPSTRSYK